The Thermus brockianus genome window below encodes:
- a CDS encoding DUF444 family protein yields MTPGEGFLPIARDLERFKEIVRGEVKKRAREFLTREELFGQVEGRLVSIPLPQLELPKIVYGEPIGEGLGLGGPGDEALGPGGHIPVAELELEEFLDLMGEALRLPRLLPKGEGEVTEEAFRYTTIARKGPRGLRHVRRTLKESLRRALLTGEYRPEDPLLVPEREDLRYKAAKRRPKPHAQAVVLFALDVSGSMREEELRLVKTLSFWITLWIKRHFPRLERRYLLHDAEAWEVSEEEFFRAREGGGTRLSSPLLLAEEILKAYPEAFYNRYLYHFSDGENWQGDTPLALEALKRLLPSLALYGYAQVEGPYGQGRFLEDLREALGGQEGLATAEVRGREDLPQALRRLLGG; encoded by the coding sequence ATGACCCCTGGGGAAGGCTTCCTGCCCATCGCCCGCGACCTGGAGCGCTTCAAGGAGATCGTCCGGGGCGAGGTGAAGAAAAGGGCCCGGGAGTTCCTGACCCGGGAGGAGCTCTTCGGCCAGGTGGAGGGGCGGCTCGTCTCCATCCCCTTGCCCCAGCTGGAGTTGCCCAAGATCGTCTACGGCGAGCCCATAGGGGAAGGCCTGGGCCTTGGGGGGCCGGGGGACGAGGCTCTTGGCCCCGGGGGGCACATCCCCGTGGCCGAGCTGGAGCTGGAGGAGTTTTTGGACCTCATGGGGGAGGCCCTGCGCCTGCCCCGCCTCCTGCCCAAGGGGGAGGGGGAGGTCACGGAGGAAGCCTTCCGCTACACCACCATCGCCCGCAAGGGCCCAAGGGGGCTTCGCCACGTGCGCCGCACCCTGAAGGAAAGCCTTAGGCGGGCCCTCCTCACCGGGGAGTACCGCCCGGAAGACCCCCTCCTGGTGCCCGAAAGGGAGGACCTCCGCTACAAGGCCGCCAAGCGCCGGCCAAAGCCCCACGCCCAGGCGGTGGTCCTCTTCGCCCTGGACGTTTCGGGGAGCATGCGGGAGGAGGAGCTAAGGCTGGTGAAAACCCTTTCCTTCTGGATCACCCTCTGGATCAAGCGCCACTTCCCCCGCCTGGAAAGGCGCTACCTCCTCCACGACGCCGAGGCGTGGGAGGTTTCCGAGGAGGAGTTCTTCCGCGCCCGGGAGGGCGGGGGTACCAGGCTTTCCAGTCCCCTCCTCCTGGCCGAGGAAATCCTCAAGGCCTACCCTGAGGCCTTCTACAACCGCTACCTCTACCACTTCTCCGACGGGGAGAACTGGCAAGGGGATACCCCCTTGGCCCTCGAGGCCCTAAAGCGCCTCCTTCCCTCCCTCGCCCTCTACGGCTACGCCCAGGTGGAGGGCCCCTACGGCCAGGGCCGCTTCCTGGAGGATTTGCGGGAAGCCTTGGGGGGCCAGGAGGGCCTCGCCACCGCCGAGGTGCGGGGCCGGGAGGACCTTCCCCAAGCCCTCAGGCGCCTTTTGGGAGGCTAG
- a CDS encoding SpoVR family protein — protein MEKELRHWAERLRERAEALGLSFPPVLFEEVTPEEMAMLAAYGGFPRRYPHWRWGSEYLRYRETYRYGLGRIYELVVNTHPVQAYLLKGNTLLAQKLVMAHVYAHADFFHHNLAFKPIPKDMLDEMAHHATYVEKAMERHGTRAVEEFLDLALSLENLIDPHAPYIQRPEGPEEEKPQARLRVRPYLDPFVNPPPGFPKEAEEGASPKPLPPRPTRDILGFLVQHAPLAPWQKGILEIIREESLYYAPQVATKILNEGWATYWHTQILLPLLTPEEALEFAELQAGLLAPHGLNPYRLGYHLLKEVEERWDKGRFGPGYEALPLGEKLRYERPTGEGRRKLFQVRTIYTDLPFLEEFLTPEFALRQGLLGPEDLEGFSQAKKALLFRLTNAGYPIVELWDANYQNRGELLLVHAYEGVELDLKKTQAVLENLHRLWGRPVHLKTVVGGKERLLSAGT, from the coding sequence GTGGAGAAGGAGCTTCGCCACTGGGCTGAGCGCCTGCGGGAAAGGGCGGAAGCCCTGGGGCTTTCCTTTCCCCCCGTCCTCTTTGAGGAGGTCACCCCCGAGGAGATGGCCATGCTGGCCGCCTACGGGGGCTTCCCCCGCCGCTACCCCCACTGGCGGTGGGGGAGCGAGTACCTGCGCTACCGCGAAACCTACCGCTACGGCCTTGGGCGCATCTACGAGCTGGTGGTGAATACCCACCCCGTGCAGGCCTACCTTCTCAAGGGGAACACCCTCCTCGCCCAAAAACTGGTCATGGCCCACGTCTACGCCCACGCCGACTTCTTCCACCACAACCTGGCGTTCAAGCCCATCCCCAAGGACATGCTGGACGAGATGGCCCACCACGCCACCTATGTGGAAAAGGCCATGGAGCGGCACGGGACCAGGGCGGTGGAGGAGTTCTTGGACCTAGCCCTTTCCCTGGAGAACCTGATAGACCCCCACGCCCCCTACATCCAAAGGCCGGAAGGGCCAGAGGAGGAAAAGCCCCAAGCCCGGCTTAGGGTGCGCCCCTACCTGGACCCCTTCGTGAACCCGCCCCCCGGGTTTCCCAAGGAGGCGGAGGAAGGGGCAAGCCCCAAGCCCCTCCCCCCAAGGCCCACCCGGGACATCCTGGGCTTCCTGGTCCAGCACGCCCCCCTGGCCCCCTGGCAGAAGGGGATCCTGGAGATCATCCGGGAAGAAAGCCTCTACTACGCTCCCCAGGTCGCCACGAAAATCCTCAACGAGGGCTGGGCCACCTACTGGCACACCCAGATCCTCCTCCCCCTCCTCACCCCCGAGGAGGCCCTGGAGTTCGCCGAGCTCCAAGCAGGCCTCCTCGCCCCCCACGGGCTTAACCCCTACCGCCTGGGCTACCACCTCCTCAAGGAGGTGGAGGAGCGCTGGGACAAGGGGCGGTTTGGCCCCGGGTACGAGGCCCTGCCCTTGGGGGAAAAGCTCCGCTACGAGAGACCCACCGGGGAAGGGAGGCGGAAGCTCTTCCAGGTGCGCACCATCTACACCGACCTCCCCTTCCTGGAGGAGTTCCTCACCCCCGAGTTCGCCCTGCGCCAGGGCCTCTTGGGGCCCGAGGACCTGGAAGGGTTTTCCCAGGCCAAAAAGGCCCTCCTTTTCCGCCTCACCAACGCTGGCTACCCCATCGTGGAGCTATGGGACGCCAACTACCAGAACCGGGGCGAGCTCCTTTTGGTCCACGCCTACGAAGGGGTGGAGCTGGACCTGAAAAAAACGCAGGCGGTGCTGGAGAACCTGCACCGCCTCTGGGGACGGCCCGTGCACCTCAAGACCGTGGTGGGGGGAAAGGAACGCCTCCTTTCCGCCGGGACCTAG
- a CDS encoding TlpA disulfide reductase family protein, which yields MDALQLGPFAIPWARVQVALALLAGVVAAEVLARRVDQKLAPWAYNAILVGLLGARLGFVLENLSVYARDPLSVLYVWQGGFDPLWGILASGGYTLMVLPKHLWRYALVPALAAGLVVGLFLTRGGTKQEATLPSLSLTTLGGTPVNLQDFRGKPLVLNAWATWCPPCRRELPMMVRLAQENPDVRFAFVSQGEGPAVVRSFVEEEGLTADWVLLDPETRLSQALGVQGLPTTFFFDREGRLVARHLGELSEAVLLGYLRVLR from the coding sequence ATGGACGCCCTGCAGCTTGGCCCTTTCGCCATTCCCTGGGCCCGGGTCCAGGTGGCCCTGGCCCTCTTGGCGGGGGTGGTGGCGGCGGAGGTCCTGGCCCGAAGGGTGGATCAAAAGCTTGCCCCTTGGGCCTACAACGCCATCCTGGTAGGGCTTTTAGGGGCGCGGCTCGGGTTCGTCCTGGAAAACCTTTCCGTTTACGCCCGCGACCCCCTTTCCGTCCTCTACGTCTGGCAAGGGGGGTTTGACCCCCTTTGGGGTATCCTGGCTTCGGGAGGGTACACGCTCATGGTCTTGCCCAAGCACCTTTGGCGCTACGCCCTCGTGCCCGCCTTAGCGGCAGGGCTCGTGGTGGGTCTTTTCCTCACCCGGGGAGGAACAAAGCAGGAGGCGACGCTCCCTTCCCTTTCCCTCACCACCTTGGGGGGCACCCCGGTGAACCTCCAGGACTTTCGGGGAAAACCCCTTGTCCTGAACGCCTGGGCCACCTGGTGCCCCCCTTGCCGCCGCGAGCTCCCCATGATGGTGCGCCTGGCCCAGGAAAACCCGGACGTGCGCTTCGCCTTCGTGAGCCAAGGGGAGGGCCCGGCGGTGGTGCGCTCGTTTGTGGAGGAAGAGGGCCTGACGGCGGACTGGGTCTTGCTGGACCCGGAAACCCGGCTCTCCCAGGCCCTGGGGGTGCAAGGCCTACCCACCACCTTCTTCTTTGACCGGGAGGGGCGGCTTGTGGCCCGGCACCTGGGGGAGCTTTCCGAGGCGGTGCTTTTGGGCTACCTTCGGGTCCTCCGCTAG
- a CDS encoding rhodanese-like domain-containing protein → MTRRALLALLPLLLFACGPKGSYQNVGPEELYRALGSGAYVVDVRTPQEFAQGHVPGAINLPVEEVARWADTLPKDKPVYLYCRSGNRSRQAAEYLKGKGYTNLYNVEGGVLAIESAGYPLVR, encoded by the coding sequence ATGACCCGCCGCGCCCTTCTTGCCCTTCTCCCCCTCCTCCTCTTCGCCTGCGGGCCCAAGGGGAGCTACCAGAACGTGGGCCCGGAGGAGCTCTACCGGGCCTTGGGTTCCGGGGCCTATGTGGTGGACGTGCGCACGCCCCAGGAGTTTGCCCAGGGGCACGTGCCCGGGGCCATCAACCTCCCCGTGGAGGAGGTGGCCCGCTGGGCGGACACCCTTCCCAAGGACAAGCCCGTCTACCTCTACTGCCGTAGCGGCAACCGGAGCCGCCAGGCGGCGGAGTACCTGAAGGGGAAGGGCTATACCAACCTCTACAACGTGGAGGGGGGCGTGTTGGCCATAGAGAGCGCCGGCTACCCCCTGGTCCGCTGA
- the pdo gene encoding protein disulfide oxidoreductase gives MPLLGPKEQEIVRERLSTLTRDVEMVLFTDSSTLIAPGKEPCLYCKETKQLLEELAGLSDKLHLVVYDLATPEGQEKAKAYQVEAAPTLILREKGSEAINLRYRGIPAGYEFASLLEDLEMLGRDGHGLPENVVQELNSLPEEVRLQVFVTPTCPYCPQAVRTAHRMAYASPKVWGEMVEANEFPELSNRYHIHGVPDTIINEGKERVLGAQPLSQFLQAIRKAVGVQA, from the coding sequence ATGCCGTTGCTGGGACCAAAGGAACAGGAAATCGTGCGCGAGCGGCTTTCCACCCTGACCCGGGATGTGGAGATGGTGCTTTTCACCGACTCCTCCACCCTCATCGCCCCGGGCAAGGAGCCCTGCCTTTACTGCAAGGAAACCAAGCAGCTTCTGGAGGAGCTCGCTGGCCTTTCCGACAAGCTCCACTTGGTGGTCTACGACCTCGCCACCCCCGAGGGTCAGGAGAAGGCCAAGGCCTACCAGGTGGAGGCGGCCCCCACCCTGATCCTGCGGGAGAAGGGTTCCGAGGCCATAAACCTCCGCTACCGGGGTATCCCGGCGGGCTACGAGTTCGCAAGCCTCCTCGAGGACCTGGAGATGCTGGGCCGGGATGGGCACGGCCTGCCGGAGAACGTGGTCCAGGAGCTGAATAGCCTCCCCGAGGAGGTGCGGCTCCAGGTCTTCGTTACCCCCACCTGCCCCTACTGCCCGCAGGCGGTGCGCACCGCCCACCGCATGGCTTACGCCTCCCCCAAGGTTTGGGGCGAGATGGTGGAGGCCAACGAGTTCCCCGAGCTTTCCAACCGCTACCACATCCACGGGGTACCCGACACCATCATCAACGAGGGCAAGGAGCGGGTGCTCGGGGCCCAGCCCCTTTCCCAGTTCCTCCAGGCCATCCGCAAGGCCGTGGGGGTCCAGGCCTAA